A stretch of DNA from Yoonia sp. BS5-3:
GGGCCGAGGCTGATCGTCTGGAAGCAGCGATTGAAAAAGTACTGGCCGATGGCGCCCGCACCGGCGATCTGATGGGGCCAGAGGGTGGCACCCCGCTGAGCACGACGCAGATGGGCGATGTGATCATCGAAGCGCTTGAGGCTTCGCTCTAGATTCCGGCAATCCTTGGCATGCGGCCAGCAATTGATCGGCCGCGTGACCAGCTCAGTCTTCGCGAACAGGCATGGACGGGCGGGCGCATGCTTTGCTAGGATCGGGGCATGGGTTCACTATATGCAGCGCAAGCCTACAATAACGCCTGGGCAAATCACCGGCTGATCACGGCATGCCGCCAGTTGCCCGCGGATCAGTTATCGCAGGACCGGCAAGGCTTTTTCGGCTCGATCATTGCAACGCTTAATCACATCCTCATCGTCGATTGGTTTTATGTCTCCGCATTAGAGGGGCGCTGCATGGGGCAAAGCGCCTTTGTTGACGAGATTCCGCATCCGGGCATCGCAGAATTGGCTTTGCAGCAACGGCAAATCGACGAACGGTTCATCAGACTGTGCGAGGCCCCGACGGCAGAGCTGGAGGGGCGCAAAATTGAACTACTGCGCCGCGGCAGTATTCAGATTGAACGGTTCGACCGCACGTTTCTGCATCTGATCCAGCATCAAATTCATCACCGGGGCCAGGTGCATGGCATGCTGTCCAGCACTGATGTTCCCCCGCCACAACTGGATGAGTTTTATATGGCCTGGGACGCAGACCGGCAATTACGTGCACCTGACTTTTCCAAACTGGGTTTTTTCGAAGACAAAATCTGGGGTTAAGACCAAACCCTTTTCGCGGGATCGCATTTCTCTTTTGCAACGCCGGTGGTTGACAGAACGTCAGGATCAGCCATCACTGTGCCAGGACACAGGAAAAGGAATGACCCATGTCCCCTAACGCAAAGGGCGCGCTATTCGCCTTATTCGCCTTTGGCGTGTTTGCGACCCATGACGTGGTCGTCAAGATTCTTGGTGGGATTTATTCCCCCTTCCAGATCGTGTTCTTCAGTGTCTTGCTCAGCTTTCCCTTGGCAACAGTTACGCTGATGCGTGATGCGAAGCCGGGCAATCTGCTGCCGGTGCATCCGTGGTGGATGGCGCTGCGGACGGGGGCTGCGGTGGTGACCGGGGTCTGTGCGTTCTACGCTTTCTCGGTCCTGCCATTGGCGCAGACCTATGCGATCCTCTTTGCTTCGCCGTTGCTGATAACCATTCTTGCGATCCCGGTTTTGGGCGAAAAGGTGCGGCTGCGCCGCTGGCTTGCGGTTCTGGTCGGGCTTGTGGGGGTGTTGATCGTGCTGCGGCCCGGCTCTACCACGCTGAATCTTGGCCATCTGGCGGCTATGACATCGGCGGTTGGTGGGGCTGTGGCCTCAATCGTGGTGCGCAAAATCGGCGCGGATGAACGGCCCGTCGTTGTCCTGCTCTATCCGATGATGGTGAACTTCGTTGTGATGGCCTGCGCGCTGCCATTTGTTTATCAGCCGATGCCGATTGAACATCTGGGGATGCTGGGGATCATCGCGGCCTTTGCCTGGACCGCAAACAGGCTTTTGATCAAAGCCTATCAGGACGGCGAGGCGGCCATCATCGCGCCCATGCAATATAGCCAGATCATCTGGGCCAGCGTCTTTGGGCTGATGTTCTTTGATGAGGTCATCGATCAGCCGACGATGATCGGCGCAGGTGTGATCATCGCCAGCGGGCTTTACATTGTGCTACGTGAAAGCAAGGGCGGCGGATCCGAGAACACGCCGGTGCTGCGGACCAGATCGCGTTCAGAAACAGGGACCACTCCGCGCGTGTCGCTATTCATGCGGATCGCAGGCAAAACCCCGCCCCGTCAAGAGGATTAGAGCGTTTTGATCACGCGGCCTCTGGGGGCGCAAAGCTATGCGGTGTCGCGCGCGCCCAACGTTCCCGGTAGATAGGGTTATCGTCGCCATCATCCAGCAAAAACCCCTCGCGCAGATAGCTATAGACATCAGCAGCTTCGGTCATTTGCCCATCTCCGGCACGCGTCATGAAATGATAGGGCAGAAAACCACAAGGGTTATCAAGGCCGGCAGCGCCGGCCATTTCGCCCAAGGCTTTCAACGTGTTTCGATGAAACCGCGCAACGCGCTCTGATTTGTCCGGCACGTTCAGCGCCTTTTGACGCAGCGGATCTTGGGTGGTCACACCGACGGGGCAATGGTTCGTATGGCAAGCCTGCGCCTGAATGCAGCCGATGGCAAACATATAGCCCCGTGCCGAATTGCACCAATCGGCACCCAGCGACAGGGCTCGGGCAATATCAAAGGCACTGACAATCTTGCCCGCAGCACCGATCTTGACCTGATCGCGGATACCGGCACCGCGCAGCGTGTTATGAACAAATGTCAGCCCTTCTACCATGGGCATACCAACATGATTGGCAAACTCTAGCGGGGCAGCGCCAGTGCCGCCTTCGGTGCCATCCACAACGATGAAATCTGGAATGATATCGGTCTCAAGCATCGCTTTGACCATGCACATAAATTCGCGCCGGTGGCCGATGCATAGCTTGAAACCAATCGGTTTGCCGCCCGAAAGCGTGCGTAACTGACCAATGAATTGCATCAACTCCATGGGGTTGGAAAATGCGCTATGGGCAGCGGGCGAGACACAATCAACGCCCATCGGGATATCACGGGCCTCGGCAATCTCGGGGGTGATCTTGGCGGCAGGCAGCATACCACCATGGCCGGGCTTTGCACCCTGGCTCAGCTTGATTTCAATCATCTTGACCTGATCAGCGCTGGCCTGTTTGGCGAATTTATCGGGGTTGAACGTGCCGTCATCATTGCGGCAACCAAAATAACCAGAGCCGATTTCATAGATCAAATCGCCGCCGCCTTCACGGTGATAGCGGCTGATACCACCTTCGCCAGTGTCATGGGCAAAGCCACCCGCCTTAGCGCCGTTATTCAAAGCCAGAATGGCGTTGGCCGACAATGAGCCAAAGCTCATAGCCGAAATATTATAAAGCGACGCGCGATAGGGTTGGGTGCATTTGGGCCCGCCCACAGGAACGCGAAAATCGGTATCTTCGAAATGGGTCGGTTGAACAGAGTGGGTCAGCCAGGAATAGCCAGCTTCATAGATCTTTTCATGGCTTCCGAAGGGGCGCTTGTCTTCGGCACCCTTGGCGCGCTGATACACAAGCGAACGTTGCTCGCGGCTAAAGGGCTGCTCTTCCTGATCGCTCTCGATCAGGTATTGGCGAATTTCAGGCCGAATTTTCTCGAATAAGAATCGCAGATTGCCTAAAACCGGATAGTTGCGCAGCACGGCATGGCGATCCTGGGTCAGATCATGCAGACCCAGCAGGGTCAGCCCGGCAAAGACGATGAAAAAGACAAAGACCCAGGGTACCCAAAACCCGACAATCACGCAGATCAGCGTCATGGCGGCGACGAAAACAAGGGTCGCGTAGCGTTGTAGCGAAATCAATTTGTCCAAAACGGGTCCTCCTTGGACGTACAGTAGGGCCCTGTTTTAGTTAAAGAAAGGTAGTTTGCTGTGCTATCGATGACAGGTTGATCAAAAATCCGGGACCACGCCGGGCAAATCAAGCGCCTTGATCAGCTCGCGCAGCTCTTGGCGGGCGGCGACGTTTGAGATATTCATGCCCTTCACGCCAATATCGCGCAGATCCAGCAAGGTCAGACCGCGGGGGAACAATTCGCGGAAAATCACGCGCTCATTAAAACCGGGGGCGGTACGGAACCCGATACGCTTGGCCAGTTTCGTGATGGCGCGGTGCATCTTTTCTTTATTGACCATGGCCTGCGCACCCAACCGGTTGCGTACGACAATCCAGTCAATTGGTTTCAAACCCGCTTGCGCCCTAAGCTGGCGGGCATTCCAGACCATTTCGGAATAGACGGACGGGCCTGTGATCTCTTCGCCATCACTATCGACATGGGCGAGCAGATCGAAATCGATAAAGCTGTCATTAAGCGGGGTGATCAGCGTATCTGCCAAGGAATGGGCGACCTGGCTTAGCCTTGTGTGCGAGCCGGGGCAGTCGATCAGAATGAAATCGCAATGGGGCTCCATCTGGGCGACAGCCATCGATAGCCTGCGATCATAGGCGTTTTCACCTGGCTGCAGGCTGTCCTGATCGATATCAGGCAAATCCTGATAGCTTGGGGTTGGCAAGCTCAACCCCTTTTTGTTCAGGAAAGCATTGCGGTTGGTGATATAACGGGCAAGCGTTTTTTGCCGCAGGTCAAGATCCAAAGTGCCGACAGAATGGCCGATACGGGCCAAAGCTGTTGCCACATGCATGGATACGGTCGACTTACCCGCACCACCTTTTTCATTGCCCACAACGATAATATGCGCCAACGCACCCACCCCAGATATAGTATTCAGAGGCAGTTTATTTGGTTCATGATGGGTTTGGAAGGCAGGAAAGGGCTTTGGGACGTGTTAAAATGCACGCAGCTGATCGGGTGCGACCGGGCGAACCCTTGACACTGGGGCCGCAAGCCATCATTTGCCACACAACCGACGCAAGCTGCCGCGTGAGCAGGGCGCGGGCTTATGCCCAACGCAAGGCGTCGCTTAAACATTCAGGTTCCCACATCACGCAGGGGGTCCCGCGCCAAATCGGCGCCCGGACAATGCGGTCTTGGCTGTCAGCATATTGGCGCAACCTTGCAGAAGGCCCCGGCATCCGGTCGGCGGCCAATGATATGCGCAGGCGCTCTGCCTGCTGAAAGATAGGACAATCCTTTATGGATTTTGATATGCTGGGCCTCGCGCCCCGACTTGTAAACGTGCTCAAAGAGCAAGGGATCACCGATCCTACGCCGATCCAGACCCAAGCCATCCCGCATGCGATGAACGGGCGTGATGTCATGGGGCTGGCCCAAACTGGGACCGGCAAGACCGCAGCTTTTGGGCTGCCCATGATCAATGCGCTGCTGAAGGCCGGATCGAAACCTGGGCCCAAGACGGTGCGTGGGTTGATCCTCGCGCCCACGCGGGAATTGGCCAAACAAATCGCCGATAACCTGACCGCCTATACCAAAGGAACACATCTGAAAGTGGCCCTTGTTGTAGGCGGGGCCGGTATTGTGGGGCAAACCAAACGCCTGGCGAATGGTGTTGATCTGCTGGTGGCAACACCGGGGCGGCTGATTGACCTGATCGACCGGCGGGCTGTACGGCTCGACCAGACCCGGTATCTGGTGCTGGATGAGGCCGATCAGATGCTTGATATGGGCTTTATTCATGCATTGCGGCAGATTGCGCCGCTCTTGGCAAAAGATCGGCAGACGATGATGTTCTCGGCAACGATGCCAAAGCTGATGAACGAGTTGGCCAATACGTATTTGAACGATGCGGTACGTGTGCAAGTGAACCCGCCCGGACAGGCGGCAAAGAAGATCAACCAATCGGTGCATTTCGTGGCACAAGCGGCCAAGACCGATCTGCTTGTCGAATTGCTGGATAAACACCGGGATGAGCTGGCACTGGTTTTTGGACGCACCAAGCATGGCTGCGAAAAACTGTACAAGACGCTTGAAAAGCGTGGCTTTGCGGCGGCTTCGATCCACGGCAATAAATCACAGGGGCAGCGTGACCGGGCGCTGACGGCCTTTAAAGAGGGCAAAGTGCGGGTGCTCGTGGCGACAGATGTGGCTGCGCGGGGGATCGATATTCCTGATGTGCGCCATGTCTATAACTACGATCTACCGAATGTGCCCGACAATTACGTGCACCGGATCGGACGAACGGCGCGGGCCGGGGCTGATGGGGCGGCAGTGGCGCTTGTCGCACCTGATGAGATGATCGAACTGCAAGACATCGAAAAGACGATGAAAGAAAAGATCCCCGTGGCATCAGGGCGGCCATGGGAAGTTCAACCGGGTCAGAAAAAGCGGCCCAATGGCGGCGGACGACGCGGCGGTGGCGGCGGCGGTGGAAACCGGCAGGGCAAACCGGGCGGGGGGAAGCCTGGCGGCAACCGGCGGCGCGGCAGCGGCAATCGGTCACGCGGAAAATCTGCAGCCTAAGGGTATCGGGGGCATCATGCCCCCGTATCTATTTTGGGGGTCAGCCCCAATTGACCGGATCAAGATGAAGTAGCTTTGAAAGCTGCGCATAAACATCAGGCTCTTCTGCCTGCAGCTTTGCGGGCTTTTCAAAAAAGGCTTCAATGATCACGGCAAAGAACTCTTGATGGTTTTCAGCGCCGTAGGCATCGATCACGGTTTTGCGGCCCTTGGCGACATTATCTTCGTGACGCGCAAACGCATCCAGCATGACCCGTTCCCATTCTGCAAAGCTTTGGCCCTTGCTGAGCAAGGGAACGGCATTGGTCGATCCGGACAGATTGTCCAGCTGATGGGCAAATTCATGCAAAACAAGGTTCTGGCCGTCTTTTTCGTCCAAACCGCCCTGCGCGCTATGCGGCCATGACAGCACCACCGGCCCGAACGCCCAGCTTTCGCCCAACCGTATCTCGCTGGTTTCGTTCACGATAAATCCATCATGCGATGTCTGCCGGGATTTGAAGGCGCCGGGATAGACCAAAATGGTGCGCAATGATTTGTACCAAGCGTCGGAATTGGCAATCAACAGACAGGCCTGTGCGGCAATAGACAGACGCATTGGTTCTGTCACCTCCAATCCGGCGCAGCCGATGATCTCGGTCTGGTGCAAAAACAGATTGATTTTCCCTTCCAGCTTAGGGGCAATCTGGGGCGGCAATTGCTTTGTCAAAGGGACCTGATCGGCAACGATCCGTCGCTGCTCTTCGGTTAACGGACTTGTCAGCAACCGGCGGTGCAACGCCTTTTTTTGCATCAGCCGAAAACCGGTAAAACCACCAAAAAGGACGAGCAATGTAAAAAGAAATGGGATCAAAATAGCGCGCCGATCAATCAACCATATTTACGAAATGCGTCCATCTCGATGGCCAGTTTCGTTTGAAGTTCAGACAGGTAGGTCATTTCTGCCTTGCGGGCATCTTCGTCCACCAGCGTTTTCAATCGCGCCTGAGAGGCCAGTATTTGCTGGCGCAAGATGACCACAGGTGATTTGGCGTCGGCCTCTTGCATCATGCGGTTCAGAACCGCATTTTGGGGATCGTCCAGATGTGGCAAGGGTTTACCTGCGCCTGGCAGATTATCAAGATCACCGCGTTTCTCGGCGTCTTGGACAATTTGATCGATCAAGTGGCTTAGCGGGTGATGCATAGGGTTATCCTGAAGATATGCGGAAACCTACCACTCTGACAGGGCGTCTTCAAAGACAGAAAAGGCGGGTTTTTCCCTTCCGCGACGATCAAAAAGTCCTGACCGGCTGTGGTAAGAGCCATTGTCATCGATCAACTTGAAATAATAGGCGCGTGCGATGGGAAGTTGCCGGATCGCCGCCAAATAGGCTGCCAGACGCGCGGCCTGATAATAAGGATCATCGGGCTCCAACTCGGGCGAAGGGCCGCCGAACTCGGTCACCCACACGGGCCGCCCCACCGTAAGGCCAGCAAACCAAGCCACAGCGCTTTGCCAAAGCCCATCGGCATCATAAAGATGGATATCAGCCACATCATAATCGGCGTTCTGCAAGACATAGGTGACCTCTGCAATCGTTCGTGCATTGCGATCGGCATCGGTTACGCAAAACCCCTGCTTGATCTCGGTCAGGTCGATACCGGGCAGGGTAAAGCTCTGCGCGTTCTGGCAATAAGCATGGGCGTATGCCGCCCGGCCAGTGATGCCGCCAAGAACAATCGTCAGATCGGGGGCCTCACGGCGTATGGTGTCGGCAAAACGGGTGTGCAAGGCAAGGAACTCTTGGGTAGAGCCGACAAATTGGTTATCCCATTCGTTCCCAAACTGGATCGCATCAATATCATTGCCGACAGCGGCCACCAATGCAGTCAAATATGCCTCTAGCGGGGCATCCGCCGTAATCAAACAGGAATGGGCATTGCGCCTGGCGCAGGCGGCATCGGGCGCGTCGCTTTGGACAGTCAACAAGATCGACAAGCCAGCTGCGCGCAGATCATCGATCCGGCGGCGCAGGGGGGTGAAGTCTGGCGCCATGCCCCGGCGGTTCCAATTCTCGGCAAAGCGGATATGGGTCAGGTCCAACTTATCCATGACGTCGATGGTAAAGTCGCGTTGTTCGCCGGTCGCGACCGGCGGAAAGCTGATACCCAATTCGGGGGAAGCTACGACATAGTTCGCAACGCAACAAAAAACGCCGGCGCAGAGGGCACCGGCGTTTTTAAATTGCACGATGGGTTGTATCCCATCCACGGTCTTAGAAACCAAGACCTGCGTATTTGTTTTTGAACTTGGAAACACGGCCGCCCGCATCCATCAGGCGTGTGCCGCCACCGGTCCATGCAGGGTGCACGGATGGATCAATATCCAGCGCCATTTGGTCGCCTTCTTTGCCCCAAGTGGATTTCATCTGAACCACAGTGCCATCGGTCATTTTGACGTCGATGATGTGATAATCTGGGTGAATATCTTTTTTCATGACGGCGATCCTTACGCTTCAGCGCCCTTAGGGGCCTTGTAGTTGGTAACTTCTGCGATCCGTGCGGATTTACCACGGCGCGAGCGCAGATAGTACAGCTTGGCGCGGCGGACACGGCCACGGCGCACAACGGTGATGCTGTCGATATTGGTGGAATGCAGGGGGAACACACGCTCCACGCCTTCACCAAAGGAAATCTTGCGAACGGTGAATGAGCCAGCGATGCCCTTCCCGTTCTTACGTGCGATGCAGACGCCTTCATAGTTCTGCACCCGGCTACGCGAGCCTTCGGTCACTTTGTAACCAACGCGGATGGTGTCACCCGCTTTAAAGTCGGGGATATCTTTCCCCAGCGCAGCGACTTGCTCCGCTTCGAGTTGTGCGATCAGGTCCATCTGACACGCTCCTTTGATATGCTTGCGGTTATCCGCAATGGTTTTTGCGTGGCTCAGAGCTCTGTGTCGTTACCGGGTCCGCTTATGCGCCCGCCAGAGATGCGTCATCATTGTTTCTTGTGGCTGTCCGGCCTGTCTGGTGAGGAAAGGTCAACGCAGACCTGCTCAATATCCAGGTGGTTCCATAAACCAATACCCGGAATCAGCAGGCTGACCGGGGATGGCTGCGTATAGGACGCGCGGGACCTGTGATCAAGAGCTATTGGGCAGGCGATATGCATGGCGGCGTGCATTTCTGCCGCGCCGCCACGCCTTGCAAGATTACATCAGGTTCTGGACGTTGATCCCAAATGTGATGGCCCCGATGACGGCGCCAGTGGCCGGATCGACAATCGGCAGTGAGGCTTGGGATTGATAAAAACCGGTGCTGTCGTCAAATTCGACATCCCCGACATGCAGCGCCTCGGCGCCGACCAGATAAGTCTCTTGCCATTTAGCCTCATCACCTTGCCAGTAATCGGATGTCTCAACGCTTTGGGCGACATTCAGCCCCTTGTTGTCCATCACAAAAACCTCGGTCACAAAGCCGGCCGTCCCGGTCTGCTGAGACCGCAACCACTCTGACACAGGATGTTCCAATAGGCCGCTGATCAGCGGGCCGCCATCTGCACCGGCCTCGGCGCGCCATTCTTGATCAAGGGCGATCACCTCGTCGTCGGACAGATCCGCATGGCGAACATTTTGTGCGTTGATGGCGGCGATCAAGGCCGGATCGGTCAGCCAGTTTGCCAGTTCACCCTTGGCATAGGCTTCCAGCGGCACGCGATAGGTGCCCTGTTTGCCAGGGGTCGCGATCAAATACAGGGTGATCGTATTGTTCATGCTAACGACAATGTCATGCGCCAGATCTGTCACGGCGATCACGTCATCAGAGCCGGGGGTTTGACCGGCAAGGAAAGCATCAAGAAAGCCGCGCTCTTCCTGCCACAGGGCTAAGGTCTGATCCAAACTATCGGCAACAGCATCCGTCGGGGGCGGATTGATCCCGGCTTCGGGCATGCCGCTGCGCAAGGCAACCAATGTACGCTCAAATAGGTCAGCGGCGGTTTCCAGATCGGCAAGGGTTTCGGGACCACCTGTGCCTGTAGCCAATTGGCATATGGCCCGGGACATCCGGTGTGCCAAAGCGCGTTGGCGGCCAGCAAAGTTCAAAATGGTAGCATCACTTTGCAGCAATTCCTGCGGATTGGAATATTGCCCCGAAATCTCGGCGGCCAATACCACGGTTTGCTCGAACAGGGCCGCGCGACCGTCTGCGATTGCGGCTGCGTCTGTCTCAGTGCCGCGATCCGATACAAGGCGTGCGGCGGATGCGGCGATTGGGGTCCAGGCGCCGATCGTTTCCTGGATGGTCGCTAGGGTACGGCCGCGGGTTTCGGTGGTGGGAATACCAAGCGCCGGGTTGCCATGTTCAAGACCTGCGAGGATCACATTGAACCGGTCCATGTCAGCGGCCAAATGCTGCTTGGCGTTATCTGTGTCGATACCTCCGTGGAACCGGCAGCTGGCAGCCGCCACGGATTCGCTAAGCGCACGCAAGCTGGCCGAGCGGTTCACACGCGCTTTCCCGCCATCATAAAGGGCAGGGTCAATAAACTCGGCGGTTGCGATTGTGGGGGTTGTTGTTGCACCAAAAACAGTCGGGAGGCCTAAAACGGCCGCAAGGATCGTGCCCTTTTTCATCACTCAGTACCTTCATTTTACTCGTAAAAAACATAACAGTTTTGAGATTAATCTGCGCAAATGGCGGATTTAGGGCACGAAAGAGGCAGGGCTGTCAGGACTTTGTTTTGACTTTATGTGCGTCCCACAAATCGGGCCGCCGGGTCTTTGTGATCTCTTCGCTTTGGTCTTTGCGCCATTGGGCAATCTTGGCATGATTGCCTGATAACAGCACATCCGGCACAGGCCGTCCGCGCCATTCAGCTGGCTTGGTGTATTGCGGATGCTCCAGCAGACCGCCCGAATGGCTTTCATCAACAGCGCTTTCGGCATTGCCCAATACACCGGGCAACAGGCGGACGGTTGCATCGATCATGGCTTGGGCTGCGATCTCGCCCCCTGTCATGACAAAGTCGCCCAGGCTGACTTCTTGAATGCCGAAATGTTCCAGCACACGCTCATCCACGCCCTCAAAGCGGCCGCAAAGCAGTGTGACGCCGTCCTGGCGGGCCCAATCGCGGGCCATGGCCTGATCAAAGCGGCGACCACGGGGGGACAAATAGACCAAAGGCATCACGCCCTTGGCAGCACGGCGGGCATCGGTGATGGCTTTTTCCAGCACATCGGCCCGCAGAACCATCCCCGCGCCGCCACCGGCCGGAGTGTCATCCACATTGCGATGCTTGCCAATGCCGTAGTCGCGCAGATGATAAGTCTCAAGGCGCCAAAGCCCGTCTTGCAATGCTTTGCCCGTCAGGCTTTCGCCCAGAACGCCGGGGAAAGCCTGCGGAAAAAGGGTGATCAGCTGCGCCGTCCAAGCCTTGGCGAGTGCAGGGACATCCGTCATCAACTCACGAGGTTTCAAGGTCGGGCGAACAGCAATACGGCCAGCGGATTTGGGGGTCTTTTTACTCATGGCCTTCATCTAGATTATTCGGAGGCACATGGAAACCATCAGCCCTTGGCGACGAACTCTACCTTGATCCGATCCGGGTCTTCGATGAAAAGCGCGTAATAGTCCGACCCGCCATTTGCAAAAGGGTAGCGATCCTCATAAAGGCGGGAAATGTTCTGTTCGACGCAAAATTGATGCAGCGTGTCGACACCCGCACGGTCAGGCACCGTAAAAGCCAGATGGTTTAGGCCA
This window harbors:
- a CDS encoding DinB family protein, which codes for MGSLYAAQAYNNAWANHRLITACRQLPADQLSQDRQGFFGSIIATLNHILIVDWFYVSALEGRCMGQSAFVDEIPHPGIAELALQQRQIDERFIRLCEAPTAELEGRKIELLRRGSIQIERFDRTFLHLIQHQIHHRGQVHGMLSSTDVPPPQLDEFYMAWDADRQLRAPDFSKLGFFEDKIWG
- a CDS encoding DMT family transporter, whose translation is MSPNAKGALFALFAFGVFATHDVVVKILGGIYSPFQIVFFSVLLSFPLATVTLMRDAKPGNLLPVHPWWMALRTGAAVVTGVCAFYAFSVLPLAQTYAILFASPLLITILAIPVLGEKVRLRRWLAVLVGLVGVLIVLRPGSTTLNLGHLAAMTSAVGGAVASIVVRKIGADERPVVVLLYPMMVNFVVMACALPFVYQPMPIEHLGMLGIIAAFAWTANRLLIKAYQDGEAAIIAPMQYSQIIWASVFGLMFFDEVIDQPTMIGAGVIIASGLYIVLRESKGGGSENTPVLRTRSRSETGTTPRVSLFMRIAGKTPPRQED
- a CDS encoding FMN-binding glutamate synthase family protein; the protein is MTLICVIVGFWVPWVFVFFIVFAGLTLLGLHDLTQDRHAVLRNYPVLGNLRFLFEKIRPEIRQYLIESDQEEQPFSREQRSLVYQRAKGAEDKRPFGSHEKIYEAGYSWLTHSVQPTHFEDTDFRVPVGGPKCTQPYRASLYNISAMSFGSLSANAILALNNGAKAGGFAHDTGEGGISRYHREGGGDLIYEIGSGYFGCRNDDGTFNPDKFAKQASADQVKMIEIKLSQGAKPGHGGMLPAAKITPEIAEARDIPMGVDCVSPAAHSAFSNPMELMQFIGQLRTLSGGKPIGFKLCIGHRREFMCMVKAMLETDIIPDFIVVDGTEGGTGAAPLEFANHVGMPMVEGLTFVHNTLRGAGIRDQVKIGAAGKIVSAFDIARALSLGADWCNSARGYMFAIGCIQAQACHTNHCPVGVTTQDPLRQKALNVPDKSERVARFHRNTLKALGEMAGAAGLDNPCGFLPYHFMTRAGDGQMTEAADVYSYLREGFLLDDGDDNPIYRERWARATPHSFAPPEAA
- a CDS encoding division plane positioning ATPase MipZ, which produces MAHIIVVGNEKGGAGKSTVSMHVATALARIGHSVGTLDLDLRQKTLARYITNRNAFLNKKGLSLPTPSYQDLPDIDQDSLQPGENAYDRRLSMAVAQMEPHCDFILIDCPGSHTRLSQVAHSLADTLITPLNDSFIDFDLLAHVDSDGEEITGPSVYSEMVWNARQLRAQAGLKPIDWIVVRNRLGAQAMVNKEKMHRAITKLAKRIGFRTAPGFNERVIFRELFPRGLTLLDLRDIGVKGMNISNVAARQELRELIKALDLPGVVPDF
- a CDS encoding DEAD/DEAH box helicase, producing the protein MDFDMLGLAPRLVNVLKEQGITDPTPIQTQAIPHAMNGRDVMGLAQTGTGKTAAFGLPMINALLKAGSKPGPKTVRGLILAPTRELAKQIADNLTAYTKGTHLKVALVVGGAGIVGQTKRLANGVDLLVATPGRLIDLIDRRAVRLDQTRYLVLDEADQMLDMGFIHALRQIAPLLAKDRQTMMFSATMPKLMNELANTYLNDAVRVQVNPPGQAAKKINQSVHFVAQAAKTDLLVELLDKHRDELALVFGRTKHGCEKLYKTLEKRGFAAASIHGNKSQGQRDRALTAFKEGKVRVLVATDVAARGIDIPDVRHVYNYDLPNVPDNYVHRIGRTARAGADGAAVALVAPDEMIELQDIEKTMKEKIPVASGRPWEVQPGQKKRPNGGGRRGGGGGGGNRQGKPGGGKPGGNRRRGSGNRSRGKSAA
- a CDS encoding M90 family metallopeptidase; translated protein: MIPFLFTLLVLFGGFTGFRLMQKKALHRRLLTSPLTEEQRRIVADQVPLTKQLPPQIAPKLEGKINLFLHQTEIIGCAGLEVTEPMRLSIAAQACLLIANSDAWYKSLRTILVYPGAFKSRQTSHDGFIVNETSEIRLGESWAFGPVVLSWPHSAQGGLDEKDGQNLVLHEFAHQLDNLSGSTNAVPLLSKGQSFAEWERVMLDAFARHEDNVAKGRKTVIDAYGAENHQEFFAVIIEAFFEKPAKLQAEEPDVYAQLSKLLHLDPVNWG
- a CDS encoding DUF1992 domain-containing protein, whose product is MHHPLSHLIDQIVQDAEKRGDLDNLPGAGKPLPHLDDPQNAVLNRMMQEADAKSPVVILRQQILASQARLKTLVDEDARKAEMTYLSELQTKLAIEMDAFRKYG
- the rpmE gene encoding 50S ribosomal protein L31 encodes the protein MKKDIHPDYHIIDVKMTDGTVVQMKSTWGKEGDQMALDIDPSVHPAWTGGGTRLMDAGGRVSKFKNKYAGLGF
- the rplS gene encoding 50S ribosomal protein L19 translates to MDLIAQLEAEQVAALGKDIPDFKAGDTIRVGYKVTEGSRSRVQNYEGVCIARKNGKGIAGSFTVRKISFGEGVERVFPLHSTNIDSITVVRRGRVRRAKLYYLRSRRGKSARIAEVTNYKAPKGAEA
- a CDS encoding type IV pili methyl-accepting chemotaxis transducer N-terminal domain-containing protein, coding for MKKGTILAAVLGLPTVFGATTTPTIATAEFIDPALYDGGKARVNRSASLRALSESVAAASCRFHGGIDTDNAKQHLAADMDRFNVILAGLEHGNPALGIPTTETRGRTLATIQETIGAWTPIAASAARLVSDRGTETDAAAIADGRAALFEQTVVLAAEISGQYSNPQELLQSDATILNFAGRQRALAHRMSRAICQLATGTGGPETLADLETAADLFERTLVALRSGMPEAGINPPPTDAVADSLDQTLALWQEERGFLDAFLAGQTPGSDDVIAVTDLAHDIVVSMNNTITLYLIATPGKQGTYRVPLEAYAKGELANWLTDPALIAAINAQNVRHADLSDDEVIALDQEWRAEAGADGGPLISGLLEHPVSEWLRSQQTGTAGFVTEVFVMDNKGLNVAQSVETSDYWQGDEAKWQETYLVGAEALHVGDVEFDDSTGFYQSQASLPIVDPATGAVIGAITFGINVQNLM
- the trmD gene encoding tRNA (guanosine(37)-N1)-methyltransferase TrmD, which translates into the protein MSKKTPKSAGRIAVRPTLKPRELMTDVPALAKAWTAQLITLFPQAFPGVLGESLTGKALQDGLWRLETYHLRDYGIGKHRNVDDTPAGGGAGMVLRADVLEKAITDARRAAKGVMPLVYLSPRGRRFDQAMARDWARQDGVTLLCGRFEGVDERVLEHFGIQEVSLGDFVMTGGEIAAQAMIDATVRLLPGVLGNAESAVDESHSGGLLEHPQYTKPAEWRGRPVPDVLLSGNHAKIAQWRKDQSEEITKTRRPDLWDAHKVKTKS